From a single Nymphaea colorata isolate Beijing-Zhang1983 chromosome 4, ASM883128v2, whole genome shotgun sequence genomic region:
- the LOC116252067 gene encoding expansin-B3-like — MPLHSSPLLLLLPPFSRRESAGLCLSKMPISGWYFSFLLLLFSFVSADSLVPRYEDYRWHPATATWYGSPDGDGSDGGACGYGSLVDVRPLKARVGAVSPVLFKAGEGCGACYKVKCADGGICSRRPVTIIVTDECPGGYCANGRTHFDLSGAAFSRMAVAGLGSRLRDRGEIQVQYRRTACKYRGKNIAFHVNEGSTDYWLSLLVEYEDGDGDVGSMHIRPEGSTVWLPMNHLWGANWCIIGGPLQGPFSVKLTTLTANRTLSARDVIPRNWSPKATYTSRLNFH; from the exons ATGCCTCTTCATTCCTCCccactcctccttcttcttcctccattctCTCGTCGGGAGTCGGCAGGACTCTGTCTCTCCAAAATGCCGATCTCCGGCTGGTACTTCTCCTTCCTGCTGCTCCTCTTCTCGTTCGTCTCCGCCGACTCGCTCGTTCCCAGATACGAAGACTACCGATGGCATCCTGCCACCGCCACCTGGTACGGCAGCCCCGACGGCGACGGCAGTGACG GTGGGGCGTGTGGGTACGGGTCACTGGTGGACGTGAGGCCGCTGAAGGCCCGAGTTGGCGCGGTGAGCCCGGTGCTGTTCAAGGCCGGGGAAGGGTGCGGGGCGTGCTACAAGGTGAAGTGCGCGGACGGTGGGATCTGCTCCCGGCGGCCAGTGACGATCATCGTGACGGACGAGTGCCCTGGCGGCTACTGCGCCAACGGCCGCACCCACTTCGACCTCAGCGGCGCCGCCTTCAGCCGCATGGCCGTCGCCGGCCTGGGGTCTCGCCTCCGCGACCGCGGCGAGATCCAGGTCCAATACCGACG GACTGCCTGCAAGTACCGAGGCAAGAACATTGCGTTCCATGTGAATGAAGGTTCCACCGATTACTGGCTCTCTCTTCTCGTCGAGTACGaagatggagatggagatgtTGGCTCCATGCACATCCGACCG GAGGGATCGACGGTGTGGCTGCCGATGAATCACCTGTGGGGAGCAAACTGGTGCATCATCGGAGGTCCGCTGCAGGGGCCGTTTTCCGTCAAGCTCACGACTCTGACCGCCAACCGGACGCTGTCGGCGAGGGACGTCATCCCGAGGAACTGGTCGCCCAAGGCCACCTACACCTCTCGTCTCAATTTCCACTGA
- the LOC116253580 gene encoding tetraspanin-19 gives MAGVLRSCIQSILKLLNSIIGMAGIAMILYSLWMIRIWSSHLDDAQLPAPWFIYTFLGLGIFLCIITCSGHIAAETANGHCLSCYMVFVFLLILLESGITADIFLNRDWEADFPEDPTGRFDEFKDFVRANFEMCKWVGLLIVAAQAFSLLLAMILRALGPDIGGNYDSDDDSTVAARLPLLRNAAQPSPFTADPRYLPQKEELWGVKIEDKSYR, from the exons ATGGCGGGGGTGTTGAGGAGTTGCATACAGTCCATCCTAAAGCTCTTGAATTCCATTATAGGGATGGCTGGGATCGCCATGATTCTCTACTCTCTTTGGATGATCAGGATTTGGAGCTCCCACCTCGATGATGCCCAGTTGCCCGCTCCATG GTTCATTTACACCTTTCTTGGACTTGGGATATTCTTGTGCATCATTACTTGTTCAGGACATATTGCTGCTGAGACTGCAAATGGTCATTGCCTCTCTTGC TATATGGTATTTGTTTTTCTGCTCATATTGCTGGAGTCCGGAATAACTGCCGATATATTTCTGAACCGAGACTGGGAAGCG GATTTCCCTGAGGATCCTACTGGGAGATTCGATGAGTTCAAAGATTTTGTAAGAGCAAACTTTGAAATGTGCAAGTGGGTAGGATTATTGATTGTGGCTGCACAG GCCTTTTCTCTCCTTTTGGCAATGATTCTCCGAGCGCTTGGGCCAGATATTGGTGGAAACTATGACAGTGATGATGATTCCACTGTTGCTGCCAGGCTACCTCTTCTAAGGAATGCGGCCCAACCTTCCCCTTTCACTGCTGACCCGCGTTATCTACCCCAAAAAGAAGAGCTCTGGGGTGTGAAAATAGAAGATAAG TCATACAGGTAA